The following are encoded together in the Daucus carota subsp. sativus chromosome 5, DH1 v3.0, whole genome shotgun sequence genome:
- the LOC108221212 gene encoding protein RKD2 has protein sequence MQESEKFTSFPLLDMFEYSDPLYASLDIVPAEENTTLMQDDLEYFFWKLDDEVMGGFRDFPFKYDEPPLLLSYDSSDSNNVTNGDMNGSGDQEEEDKKKRISSCRNVAKGQRSSNVLTKEEISKYFYMPITQAAKELNIGLTLLKKRCRELGIPRWPHRKLMSIQTLIRNVKELEKEEDGGEKLRQAVGMLEQEKKLLEKSPNLKLMENTKRLRQACFKANYKRRKNMMDTESASREMIVDGRDHFDQYSLPFADPVALPDQQATVARDGIEEDVKPWINIF, from the exons ATGCAAGAGAGTGAAAAATTCACCAGCTTTCCCTTGCTGGACATGTTTGAATACAGTGATCCTCTTTATGCATCTTTGGACATTGTTCCAGCTGAAGAGAATACTACTCTCATGCAAG ATGATCTGGAGTACTTTTTTTGGAAACTGGATGATGAAGTCATGGGGGGTTTTCGCGATTTTCCATTCAAATATGATGAGCCTCCATTGTTACTATCGTATGATAGTAGTGATAGTAATAATGTTACTAATGGGGATATGAATGGTAGTGGTGATCAAGAGGAGGAAGACAAGAAAAAGAGGATTAGTAGTTGTAGGAATGTGGCAAAGGGTCAAAGAAGCAGTAATGTGTTGACAAAGGAAGAGATTTCCAAGTACTTTTACATGCCAATAACACAAGCTGCAAAGGAGCTTAATATTGGACTGACACTTTTGAAGAAAAGGTGCAGGGAGCTAGGGATCCCCAGGTGGCCTCATCGAAAACTCATGAGCATTCAAACGCTCATCAGAAATGTCAAG GAACTGGAAAAGGAAGAAGACGGGGGAGAGAAGCTGAGGCAAGCGGTAGGGATGTTGGAGCAAGAGAAGAAGTTGCTGGAAAAATCTCCGAATTTGAAACTGATGGAAAACACAAAGAGGCTAAGACAAGCTTGTTTTAAGGCCAATTATAAGAGAAGGAAGAACATGATGGATACTGAATCAGCATCGCGGGAAATGATTGTGGATGGCCGAGATCATTTTGATCAGTATTCATTACCTTTTGCTGACCCTGTTGCACTTCCTGATCAACAGGCCACGGTTGCAAGGGATGGCATTGAAGAAGATGTGAAACCATGGATTAACATTTTCTAA
- the LOC108219659 gene encoding malate dehydrogenase, chloroplastic, protein MAATSATTFSAGSTLSYGSKASPLSQSKVFSARCNNLKSFSGLKAVAPIGCDLDSSFSGKNSSAALRASFVSKSQSPSQRASVNPQIQASFKVAVLGAAGGIGQPLSLLIKMSPLVSSLHLYDIANVKGVAADLSHCNTPSQVLDFTGQSELGNALKGVDVVVIPAGVPRKPGMTRDDLFNINASIVKNLVEAVADNCPNAFIHIISNPVNSTVPIAAEVLQQKGVYDPKKLFGVTTLDVVRANTFVAQKKNLRLIDVDVPVIGGHAGITILPILSKTKPSVSFSDEEVQELTVRIQNAGTEVVEAKAGAGSATLSMAYAAARFVESSLRALDGDSDVYECAFVQSELTELPYFASRIKLGKNGVEAVIQSDLQGLTEYEQKALEALKPELKASIEKGIAFAQKQPVAA, encoded by the coding sequence ATGGCAGCAACATCTGCAACTACTTTTTCTGCTGGATCAACATTGTCATATGGCTCCAAAGCAAGTCCACTTTCACAATCAAAGGTCTTTAGTGCAAGATGCAACAACCTTAAAAGTTTCAGTGGCCTTAAGGCAGTTGCACCTATAGGCTGTGACTTGGACTCATCTTTTTCGGGAAAGAACAGCAGTGCAGCGCTTCGAGCATCATTTGTAAGCAAGTCCCAAAGTCCAAGCCAGAGGGCTTCTGTTAACCCTCAGATCCAGGCCTCCTTCAAGGTGGCAGTTCTTGGAGCTGCAGGTGGTATAGGCCAGCCACTGTCACTTCTCATAAAGATGTCCCCGTTAGTTTCATCCCTCCATCTTTACGATATAGCAAATGTTAAGGGAGTTGCAGCTGATCTTAGTCATTGCAACACTCCCTCTCAAGTTTTGGATTTTACTGGACAGTCGGAATTAGGCAATGCACTGAAAGGCGTAGATGTGGTAGTCATACCTGCAGGAGTTCCAAGGAAGCCTGGTATGACCCGTGATGACCTGTTCAACATTAATGCTAGTATAGTGAAGAACCTGGTAGAGGCTGTTGCTGATAATTGCCCGAATGCTTTCATTCATATCATCAGCAACCCAGTCAATTCCACCGTGCCCATTGCTGCAGAAGTTTTGCAGCAGAAGGGTGTTTATGATCCAAAGAAGCTGTTTGGTGTGACCACTTTAGATGTTGTGAGAGCCAACACATTTGTTGCTCAGAAGAAAAACCTAAGGCTTATAGATGTTGATGTCCCAGTTATTGGAGGACATGCTGGAATCACCATTCTGCCAATACTGTCAAAGACAAAACCTTCAGTCAGTTTCTCTGATGAAGAAGTGCAAGAGCTAACAGTCAGGATCCAAAATGCTGGAACAGAAGTTGTGGAGGCAAAAGCTGGGGCAGGATCTGCTACACTTTCCATGGCATATGCTGCAGCAAGATTTGTGGAGTCCTCTCTCCGTGCTCTTGATGGAGATAGTGACGTTTATGAGTGTGCTTTTGTCCAGTCAGAGTTGACTGAACTTCCTTACTTTGCATCAAGGATTAAACTGGGAAAGAATGGGGTGGAAGCTGTTATTCAATCTGACCTCCAAGGATTGACTgaatatgagcaaaaagctcttGAAGCCCTGAAACCTGAACTGAAGGCCAGCATTGAGAAGGGCATAGCTTTCGCCCAGAAGCAACCAGTGGCTGCTTGA
- the LOC108221213 gene encoding probable calcium-binding protein CML46, translating to MELRSVSFIYICMFLNWLSELHDFYSLKLHATLDFIYKNSAAEKRSLPEEDSDSGHEPVLLPGDVEFVFEKLGFICSSGEKFDEMENLFDENEPSIDEVKQAFCVFDENCDGYIDEYELKKVLERLGFQGLCTTECQRMIAAYDFNGDHKIDFADFFRIVQDSFC from the coding sequence ATGGAACTAAGATCAGTAAGCTTCATCTACATATGCATGTTCTTAAACTGGTTGTCAGAATTACATGACTTCTACTCTTTGAAACTCCATGCAACACTAGACTTCATTTACAAAAACTCCGCGGCCGAAAAAAGAAGCCTCCCAGAAGAAGATAGTGATTCTGGCCATGAACCTGTGTTGCTTCCCGGTGATGTGGAGTTCGTATTCGAAAAACTAGGCTTTATTTGCAGCTCTGGCGAAAAGTTTGATGAAATGGAGAATTTGTTTGATGAAAATGAACCGAGTATTGATGAAGTGAAACAGGCGTTTTGTGTTTTTGATGAGAATTGTGATGGTTATATTGATGAATATGAGCTTAAGAAAGTTCTTGAGAGATTGGGCTTTCAAGGATTGTGCACAACAGAATGCCAGAGGATGATTGCGGCTTATGATTTTAATGGAGATCACAAAATTGATTTTGCTGACTTCTTTAGAATTGTACAAGACAgtttttgttga
- the LOC108222248 gene encoding agamous-like MADS-box protein AGL65 isoform X1, with protein MGRVKLKIKRLENTSNRQVTYSKRRGGILKKAKELSILCDIEIVLLMFSPTGKPTMFTGARSNIEDVIARFAQLTPQERGKRKLESLEVLRKTFKKLDHDVNIDEFLCSSHQSIEEMSNHVGMLRAQVADVHKRLSYWSDPDKIDNIEHLRHMEESLSESLSQIRIHKENFRSHQLLQLDCTNQYQNGMHSSLMIGAMQESQPLSWLPSNENHQVILPAEPSYMQGRDPVCSRDISLPSYSGLFETGKETDIDNTGQIDNTRQESSLNEPSSTDCLKLQLSEHYPFHAYSNLNLANAGKLDAGTEANLQANPVSYHINNSYELPRPIYNHMHQNWIPESGSHIVPMFIESSYSKQPD; from the exons ATGGGGAGGGTCAAGCTCAAGATAAAAAGATTAGAGAATACCAGTAACCGCCAGGTTACTTATTCCAAGCGCAGAGGTGGAATCTTGAAGAAGGCTAAGGAGTTGTCGATATTATGTGACATTGAAATCGTCCTTCTGATGTTTTCTCCAACGGGAAAACCCACAATGTTCACCGGAGCTCGCAG CAATATCGAGGATGTGATTGCAAGATTTGCTCAGTTAACTCCTCAAGAAAGGGGGAAAAG GAAATTGGAGAGCCTTGAG GTTTTAAGAAAAACTTTTAAGAAGCTTGATCACGATGTAAATATTGATGAGTTTTTGTGTTCAAG TCATCAGTCGATTGAG GAAATGAGCAACCATGTAGGTATGTTGCGAGCTCAAGTGGCAGATGTGCATAAAAGATTAAG CTACTGGAGTGATCCAGATAAGATTGACAATATTGAACATCTTAGGCATATGGAAGAATCACTAAGTGAATCCCTTAGCCAGATTCGTATCCACAAG GAAAATTTTAGGTCTCACCAGCTCTTGCAGCTAGATTGCACTAACCAG TACCAAAATGGGATGCATTCTTCTCTGATGATTGGTGCTATGCAAGAGTCCCAACCCTTGTCATGGCTTCCCTCTAACGAAAATCACCAAGTAATACTACCTGCCGAGCCAAGTTATATGCAAGGAAG GGATCCAGTGTGTTCCAGAGACATATCACTTCCCAGTTATTCTGGTTTGTTTGAGACTGGCAAAGAAACAGATATCGATAATACGGGACAGATAGATAATACAAGACAGGAAAGTTCTCTTAATGAACCAAGTAGCACAGATTGCTTAAAGCTACAACTCAGTGAACATTATCCGTTCCATGCATATAGCAATCTAAATTTGGCAAATGCGGGGAAACTAGATGCTGGCACAGAAGCAAACCTTCAAGCAAACCCTGTCAGTTATCACATCAATAACAGTTATGAACTTCCTAGGCCTATCTACAACCATATGCATCAAAATTGGATCCCTGAATCTGGTTCTCACATTGTTCCCATGTTTATTGAGAGCTCGTACTCAAAG CAGCCAGATTAG
- the LOC108222248 gene encoding agamous-like MADS-box protein AGL65 isoform X2 yields MGRVKLKIKRLENTSNRQVTYSKRRGGILKKAKELSILCDIEIVLLMFSPTGKPTMFTGARSNIEDVIARFAQLTPQERGKRKLESLEVLRKTFKKLDHDVNIDEFLCSSHQSIEEMSNHVGMLRAQVADVHKRLSYWSDPDKIDNIEHLRHMEESLSESLSQIRIHKENFRSHQLLQLDCTNQYQNGMHSSLMIGAMQESQPLSWLPSNENHQVILPAEPSYMQGRDPVCSRDISLPSYSGLFETGKETDIDNTGQIDNTRQESSLNEPSSTDCLKLQLSEHYPFHAYSNLNLANAGKLDAGTEANLQANPVSYHINNSYELPRPIYNHMHQNWIPESGSHIVPMFIESSYSKPD; encoded by the exons ATGGGGAGGGTCAAGCTCAAGATAAAAAGATTAGAGAATACCAGTAACCGCCAGGTTACTTATTCCAAGCGCAGAGGTGGAATCTTGAAGAAGGCTAAGGAGTTGTCGATATTATGTGACATTGAAATCGTCCTTCTGATGTTTTCTCCAACGGGAAAACCCACAATGTTCACCGGAGCTCGCAG CAATATCGAGGATGTGATTGCAAGATTTGCTCAGTTAACTCCTCAAGAAAGGGGGAAAAG GAAATTGGAGAGCCTTGAG GTTTTAAGAAAAACTTTTAAGAAGCTTGATCACGATGTAAATATTGATGAGTTTTTGTGTTCAAG TCATCAGTCGATTGAG GAAATGAGCAACCATGTAGGTATGTTGCGAGCTCAAGTGGCAGATGTGCATAAAAGATTAAG CTACTGGAGTGATCCAGATAAGATTGACAATATTGAACATCTTAGGCATATGGAAGAATCACTAAGTGAATCCCTTAGCCAGATTCGTATCCACAAG GAAAATTTTAGGTCTCACCAGCTCTTGCAGCTAGATTGCACTAACCAG TACCAAAATGGGATGCATTCTTCTCTGATGATTGGTGCTATGCAAGAGTCCCAACCCTTGTCATGGCTTCCCTCTAACGAAAATCACCAAGTAATACTACCTGCCGAGCCAAGTTATATGCAAGGAAG GGATCCAGTGTGTTCCAGAGACATATCACTTCCCAGTTATTCTGGTTTGTTTGAGACTGGCAAAGAAACAGATATCGATAATACGGGACAGATAGATAATACAAGACAGGAAAGTTCTCTTAATGAACCAAGTAGCACAGATTGCTTAAAGCTACAACTCAGTGAACATTATCCGTTCCATGCATATAGCAATCTAAATTTGGCAAATGCGGGGAAACTAGATGCTGGCACAGAAGCAAACCTTCAAGCAAACCCTGTCAGTTATCACATCAATAACAGTTATGAACTTCCTAGGCCTATCTACAACCATATGCATCAAAATTGGATCCCTGAATCTGGTTCTCACATTGTTCCCATGTTTATTGAGAGCTCGTACTCAAAG CCAGATTAG
- the LOC108222103 gene encoding thioredoxin-like 1-2, chloroplastic yields the protein MACSLKMNVLTCCSNENNFKTWPFTPCPTNLRDSKFMGKCIGFSTDHTSFSNDNVKAPRNFSVRAQASICVSRSMRWWEKTLKPNMIEIHSGQQLVETLSNAGDRLVIVDFYSPGCGGCKALHPKICQLAELNSDAIFLKVNYEEHKKMCQALHIHVLPFFRFYRGDIGKLCSFSCTNATIKKFKDALAKYGTDLSCAGPAKGLDESELMRLASLGEISFDSPMLPSTSEELRMEDLVLSAFA from the exons atggcTTGTTCTTTGAAGATGAATGTTTTGACTTGTTGCTCCAATGAGAACAATTTCAAGACTTGGCCTTTTACTCCTTGCCCTACCAATCTTAGAGATTCCAAATTCATGGGAAAATGTATAGGTTTTTCGACAGATCACACAAGTTTCAGCAATGACAATGTTAAAGCGCCTAGGAACTTTTCAGTTCGT GCACAGGCATCCATTTGTGTAAGCCGAAGCATGAGATGGTGGGAGAAGACACTGAAACCAAACATGATAGAGATCCATTCAGGCCAACAGCTTGTTGAGACATTGTCAAATGCAGGGGATAGATTGGTCATTGTTGACTTCTATTCCCCTGGTTGTGGAGGTTGCAAAGCTTTGCACCCCAAG ATCTGTCAGCTAGCTGAATTAAACTCTGATGCCATCTTTCTCAAAGTCAATTATGAAGAGCACAAGAAAATGTGTCAAGCCCTTCATATTCATGTCCTGCCCTTCTTTAGATTCTACAGGGGCGACATTGGCAAACTTTGTAGCTTCAGCTGCACCAATGCCACT ATCAAGAAATTCAAGGATGCACTGGCAAAATATGGTACTGATCTATCTTGTGCTGGCCCAGCTAAAGGTTTGGATGAAAGTGAGCTAATGAGATTAGCCTCACTGGGAGAAATTTCTTTTGATTCACCTATGTTGCCCTCTACAAGTGAGGAGCTTAGAATGGAAGATTTGGTTCTATCTGCCTTTGCTTGA
- the LOC108220784 gene encoding photosynthetic NDH subunit of subcomplex B 4, chloroplastic codes for MAEAILSFSKIIKPNAPTSCLQTTRLDLNSLSSKSLRQSYSSSGFSHGCQKIEGSKNKRAELQKMRALPDLTLMAVLVEHMEGQRDMITHKSIWHLSDVAMKNVYTFYIMFTCWGCCFFGSTKDPYYDSEQYRKDGGDGTGHWVYEKQEDIEETARGALWREELIEEIEQKVGGLRELEEAGKKEEELVR; via the exons ATGGCTGAAGCTATCCTCAGCTTCAGTAAAATTATCAAACCTAATGCTCCCACTTCTTGCCTTCAAACAACTAGACTCGACTTAAACTCTTTATCATCGAAATCA CTCAGGCAGTCCTACTCGAGTTCTGGATTTAGCCATGGTTGTCAAAAG ATTGAGGGCAGCAAGAACAAGAGAGCAGAATTACAGAAAATGAGAGCTTTGCCAGATTTAACACTGATGGCTGTACTGGTTGAGCACATGGAAGGCCAGAGAGACATGATCACCCACAAATCTATATGGCACCTCAGTGATGTAGCTATGAAGAATGTTT ATACTTTTTACATCATGTTTACATGCTGGGGATGTTGCTTCTTTGGTTCCACAAAA GATCCATACTATGATTCAGAGCAGTACAGAAAAGATGGAGGAGATGGAACAGGGCATTGGGTATATGAAAAG CAAGAGGATATAGAAGAGACAGCTAGAGGAGCACTGTGGAGAGAGGAgctgattgaagagattgagCAGAAGGTTGGAGGGCTCCGAGAACTGGAAGAAGCTGGCAAGAAGGAGGAGGAGCTTGTTCGTTAG
- the LOC108220828 gene encoding 2-hydroxy-palmitic acid dioxygenase MPO1, whose amino-acid sequence MGLFDLEKHFAFYGSYHHNSVNIFIHTLFVWPIFFTALILCYFTPPLISFSKILFLGHPLIFNFGFLLTVVYGLFYIGLDFRAGVLGAIMCFGCWVFASVFASILGFSLAWKVVLAAQIICWTAQFIGHGVFEKRAPALFDNLVQAFLMAPFFVLLEILMLLHYEPYPGFHKAVEARIEALIQEWKDKNKKKTF is encoded by the exons ATGGGATTGTTTGATCTTGAAAAACACTTTGCATTCTATGGATCATACCACCACAACTCAGTTAATATTTTCATTCATACCCTTTTTGTTTGGCCCATTTTCTTTACTGCCCTTATTCTATGCTACTTTACTCCCCCACTTATTAGTTTTTCCAAAATCTTGTTTCTGGGTCATCCCTTAATCTTCAATTTTGGGTTTTTGTTAACTGTGGTATATGGGTTATTCTACATTGGGCTTGATTTCAGAGCTGGAGTTCTTGGAGCTATTATGTGTTTTGGCTGTTGGGTGTTTGCCAGTGTTTTTGCAAGTATTTTGGGCTTCTCTTTGGCATGGAAG GTAGTCCTAGCGGCTCAAATAATTTGTTGGACTGCACAGTTTATAGGGCATGGTGTTTTTGAG AAGCGAGCGCCAGCTCTTTTCGACAATCTGGTTCAGGCCTTCCTGATGGCACCTTTCTTCGTGCTGCTCGAG ATACTAATGTTATTGCATTATGAACCATATCCTGGGTTTCACAAAGCTGTTGAAGCAAGAATAGAAGCGTTAATCCAAGAATGGAAggacaagaacaagaagaaaacaTTTTAG
- the LOC108220827 gene encoding pentatricopeptide repeat-containing protein At1g59720, chloroplastic/mitochondrial has translation MALLSSVFKTKISQVLLPISKHSCFFCSKLPSNNSLVKDQTLLSTFKKCVTLKDVKQVHAQIIQSGLDQNLYLMGKIIVFCAVSDRGSMDYAASVFKNLESPDGFMWNTMIRGFVRTMQVKNIFGYFKKMQENGEKADNFSFSFLLKVSGQLGSVLLGKQIHCSVVKHGLEGHVFVRNTLIHMYGMLKDIDTAQQLFDERPGGNVVTWNVIIDCHVNCGDYKGALECFSRMRRCGVDFDDVTLVAVLTACSALGNLDFGRWIRRLADNAGMGSNVMVLNSLIDMYAKCGQVEEAYKIFNASSERNLVTWNSMILGLATHGHASEALKLFSNLLAEKLQVPNDVTFLGVLCACSHGGMVEKGKKYFDLMTREYGIKANIQHYGCVVDMLGRAGFVDEAYHFIRSMPLKCNAIVWRTLLAACRVHGNVELGEVVRRHLLELEPDHSSDYVLLANMYAGSGKWRDVMNERHAMSTRGVQKPMPGNSIIDMQPIHGAF, from the coding sequence ATGGCTCTCTTGAGCTCTGTATTCAAAACCAAAATTTCCCAAGTTTTACTACCAATCTCTAAACATTCTTGCTTCTTTTGTTCCAAACTGCCTTCTAACAACAGCTTAGTAAAGGACCAAACTTTACTCTCAACTTTCAAGAAATGTGTCACATTAAAAGATGTAAAACAAGTACATGCACAAATTATTCAATCTGGCCTTGACCAAAATCTCTATCTTATGGGCAAGATCATTGTGTTTTGCGCAGTCTCGGACCGCGGTTCAATGGACTATGCAGCCTCTGTGTTCAAGAATCTTGAGAGCCCAGATGGGTTTATGTGGAACACAATGATCAGAGGGTTTGTTAGGACAATGCAAGTTAAGAATATTTTTGGGTATTtcaagaaaatgcaagaaaatggAGAAAAGGctgataattttagtttttcttttttgcttaAAGTGAGTGGGCAATTGGGGTCTGTTTTGTTGGGGAAACAGATACATTGTAGTGTTGTGAAACATGGGTTGGAGGGTCATGTGTTTGTGAGGAACACTTTGATTCATATGTATGGGATGTTGAAGGATATCGACACTGCGCAGCAGCTGTTTGATGAAAGGCCTGGTGGGAATGTGGTGActtggaatgtcatcattgattgTCATGTTAATTGTGGTGATTACAAGGGGGCGCTTGAGTGTTTTTCGAGGATGAGGAGGTGTGGTGTGGATTTTGATGATGTTACATTGGTTGCGGTTCTGACAGCATGTTCTGCGTTGGGGAATTTGGATTTTGGGAGGTGGATTCGTCGCCTTGCTGATAATGCTGGCATGGGGAGCAATGTTATGGTTCTGAATTCACTTATTGATATGTATGCAAAATGTGGACAAGTTGAGGAAGCGTACAAGATTTTTAATGCGAGTAGCGAGAGGAATTTAGTGACGTGGAATTCAATGATATTAGGATTGGCAACGCATGGCCACGCCAGTGAAGCATTGAAACTGTTCTCTAATTTGTTAGCTGAAAAGTTGCAGGTTCCTAATGATGTTACTTTCCTGGGAGTTCTATGTGCATGTAGCCATGGAGGAATGGTAGAAAAAGGGAAAAAGTATTTtgatttgatgacaagagagtATGGAATCAAAGCTAACATACAACACTATGGATGTGTGGTTGATATGCTGGGTCGGGCTGGTTTTGTTGATGAGGCTTACCATTTTATTAGAAGCATGCCATTGAAATGCAATGCTATTGTGTGGAGGACTCTGTTGGCTGCTTGTCGAGTTCATGGGAACGTCGAACTAGGAGAAGTAGTGAGAAGGCATTTGTTGGAATTGGAGCCAGATCATAGCAGCGATTATGTGCTTCTTGCAAACATGTATGCAGGTTCAGGGAAGTGGAGAGATGTGATGAATGAGAGACATGCGATGTCGACTAGGGGAGTCCAGAAACCAATGCCTGGCAATAGCATCATTGACATGCAACCTATTCATGGAGCTTTTTAA